In a single window of the Rhodamnia argentea isolate NSW1041297 chromosome 2, ASM2092103v1, whole genome shotgun sequence genome:
- the LOC115737517 gene encoding uncharacterized protein LOC115737517 isoform X1: MSSSRQVTARDLAEEAKKRIVFLAICVIGLSYLMSLTSSSVWVNLPAAATLIIALRYFSMDFDMRRKAAVYNSKKPASTASSLKKPVQTPKVVPKSNWRRKVDSPVVEDAMDCFTRHLVSEWVTDLWYSRLTPDREGPEELVRIINDVLAEFSDRVRNINLIDLLTRDIVTLICTHLEIFRLTQAKIEKQQFEHLTVQQLDGELRRILASENKLHPALFSIEAEHKVLQHVMDGLITFTFKPEDLQCSFFRCIVRELLACAVMRPVLNLANPRFINERIEAFVISKTKANKGAIAAHEASPSKNGTRVSADHFSRFLDPTVTGVELVQLKTSPSKSASSTHNAENINGTFLSKDPLLAMDARSSRSWNSLPANSQNGDDKGMLQHRSGGEWGEMLDVISRRKAQALAPEHFENMWAKGRNYRKKEGENRLIEQASQQSLANKAVVTDHSRSVSNPKGKDKVVNGNPPGGGTSSAVGNPSIQPNKNLSGHSLISVTEEDDDQSLMRLEEADSGSSSYTSEEEEAETITGLDSPGTKVWDGKSKRNGGVTPIHHPLETFEGSSTRKTSKGHPRYQRFSGTRSGRKRSRLSSTKVHVWQEIERTSFLSGDGRDILNTSKGYGTDETSSDDSENEILGRAHSGAAASSSASSVSLPECRTSNTTTVQNSLVVDSFLKLRCEVLGANIVKSGSKTFAVYSISVTDVNNNSWSIKRRFRHFEELHRRLKEFPEYNLHLPPKHFLSTGLDILLIQERCKLLDKYLKKLMQLPTISGSIEVWDFLSVDSQTYYFSSSFSIIETLSVDLEDKPSQKSKRVSSFLGPAINPLSSRRDNIVPENKETPLQTKHDPAVDRSRLNAQDKTANSRGSDTTKETSEALLDAATDPTLPSEWVPPNLSVPLLDLVDVIFQVQDGGWIRRKAFWVAKQVLQLGMGDAFDDWLIEKIQLLRKGAVVASGIKRLEQILWPDGIFITKHPKRRRAPPVNPLQSSPRRQQSSEMSSPRQSDEQQQLEAELRAKFVYEIMIDKAPAAIVSLVGRKEYEQCAKDLYFFLQSSVGLKMLAFDLLELLLLSAFPELDSVFKQLYDEKHKFGEYRAD; this comes from the exons TGACAAGCTCTTCTGTGTGGGTTAACTTACCCGCTGCTGCAACATTGATCATTGCTCTTCGCTATTTTTCAATGGATTTTGATATGCGAAGGAAAGCTGCAGTATATAACAGCAAAAAACCTGCAAGCACCGCTTCATCTCTGAAGAAACCTGTTCAAACTCCTAAAGTTGTTCCAAAGTCAAACTGGAGAAGAAAAGTGGATTCTCCTGTAGTTGAAGATGCAATGGATTGCTTTACAAGGCATCTAGTATCCGAGTGGGTCACAGATCTTTGGTACTCTCGTTTAACACCTGATAGAGAAGGCCCAGAGGAATTGGTGCGCATCATCAATGATGTTCTTGCAGAATTTTCAGATCGTGTGAGGAACATTAACCTAATCGACCTTCTTACAAG GGATATTGTCACTCTCATCTGCACACATTTGGAGATCTTTCGCCTGACACAAGCAAAGATTGAAAAGCAACAATTCGAACATCTCACTGTTCAGCAACTAGATGGTGAACTAAGGCGTATCTTGGCTTCTGAAAATAAATTGCACCCAGCATTATTTTCCATCGAAGCCGAGCACAAG GTTTTACAACATGTAATGGACGGACTTATCACTTTCACATTCAAGCCCGAAGATCTGCAATGCTCATTTTTCAGATGCATTGTCAGGGAGCTTCTTGCCTGTGCAGTGATGAGACCAGTCCTGAACTTAGCTAACCCAAG GTTTATCAATGAAAGGATCGAGGCTTTTGTCATTTCTAAAACCAAGGCTAATAAAGGTGCAATCGCAGCTCATGAGGCATCGCCATCTAAAAATGGGACAAGGGTCTCAGCTGATCATTTCTCCAGATTCTTAGATCCTACAGTAACTGGTGTTGAGCTCGTGCAGTTAAAAACAAGTCCATCCAAAAGTGCTTCTAGCACACATAACGCAGAAAACATCAATGGAACATTTCTTTCCAAAGATCCATTGCTTGCTATGGACGCACGATCCTCCCGTTCATGGAATTCTTTGCCTGCAAACTCCCAAAATGGTGATGATAAAGGTATGTTACAACACCGCTCTGGAGGGGAGTGGGGAGAAATGTTGGATGTGATCTCTCGTAGAAAAGCTCAAGCCCTTGCTCCTGAACATTTTGAAAACATGTGGGCCAAAGGGCGAAACTACAGAAAGAAGGAGGGAGAAAATCGGTTGATCGAACAGGCTTCACAGCAGTCTTTAGCGAATAAGGCCGTTGTCACTGATCATTCTAGATCCGTGTCCAACCCCAAAGGAAAGGACAAAGTGGTAAACGGCAATCCTCCTGGAGGTGGCACCTCTTCTGCAGTAGGGAATCCCTCCATCCAACCAAACAAGAACTTGTCAGGTCACTCACTGATTTCTGTaactgaagaagatgatgaccagAGTCTCATGCGTTTGGAGGAGGCTGATTCAGGGAGCAGTTCATATacttctgaagaagaagaagctgagacAATTACTGGTCTTGACTCTCCTGGAACTAAAGTTTGGGATGGCAAGAGTAAGAGAAATGGTGGAGTTACTCCCATCCATCATCCGCTAGAAACTTTTGAAGGCAGTAGCACAAGGAAGACTAGCAAAGGGCATCCTCGCTATCAACGATTTTCTGGTACCCGTTCGGGCAGGAAAAGGTCTAGATTGAGCAGCACAAAGGTGCATGTTTGGCAGGAAATTGAGAGAACAAGCTTCTTATCTGGAGATGGACGGGACATACTTAATACTTCAAAAGGCTATGGGACTGATGAGACCTCTAGTGATGACTCTGAGAATGAAATTTTGGGTAGAGCCCACAGTGGTGCAGCTGCTTCTTCCTCTGCATCCTCAGTATCCCTGCCAGAATGTCGAACTTCGAATACTACCACTGTGCAAAATTCCTTGGTTGTGGATTCTTTTCTGAAGTTAAGATGTGAG GTATTGGGTGCGAATATTGTGAAAAGTGGCTCTAAAACCTTCGCTGTGTATTCCATATCTGTCACAGATGTAAATAATAATAGCTGGTCAATCAAAAGAAG GTTTCGGCATTTTGAGGAGTTGCATCGTCGTCTTAAAGAGTTTCCAGAGTATAATCTTCATTTGCCACCCAAGCATTTTCTCTCAACAGGCTTGGACATACTTTTGATTCAAGAAAGATGTAAATTACTTGACAAATATTTAAAG AAGCTTATGCAGCTTCCAACAATTTCTGGCTCTATTGAAGTTTGGGACTTTCTAAGTGTTGATTCTCAG ACATATTACTTCTCAAGTTCCTTTTCCATCATTGAAACTCTATCAG TTGACCTAGAGGATAAGCCCTCTCAAAAGAGCAAAAGGGTTTCAAGTTTTCTTGGGCCAGCCATCAATCCCTTGTCATCCAGAAGAGATAATATAGTTCCCGAAAACAAGGAGACACCATTGCAGACGAAGCATGATCCTGCAGTGGATCGTTCCAGGCTGAATGCACAAGATAAAACTGCCAATAGCAGGGGGAGTGACACCACTAAAGAGACATCTGAGGCACTTCTTGATGCTGCCACTGACCCAACCCTTCCTTCAGAG TGGGTCCCTCCAAATCTCAGTGTCCCATTGTTAGATTTGGTCGACGTCATTTTCCAAGTTCAAGATGGTGGATGGATACG GAGGAAGGCATTTTGGGTGGCCAAACAGGTTTTGCAACTAGGAATGGGTGATGCCTTTGATGACTGGTTGATAGAGAAAATTCAGCTTCTTCGGAAGGGAGCCGTTGTTGCTTCCGGAATCAAGCGTCTCGAGCAG ATTCTTTGGCCTGATGGAATTTTTATAACCAAGCATCCAAAGCGACGACGTGCTCCCCCTGTCAATCCGTTGCAAAGTTCACCACGCCGCCAGCAGTCCTCAGAAATGTCTTCACCTAGACAGAGTGATGAGCAGCAGCAACTGGAAGCAGAACTACGTGCAAAGTTCGTATATGAGATAATGATTG ATAAAGCACCAGCAGCTATTGTCAGTCTTGTTGGTCGTAAGGAGTATGAACAGTGTGCGAAGGATCTCTATTTCTTTCTTCAG TCATCCGTGGGTCTGAAAATGTTGGCTTTCGACCTCCTCGAGTTGCTTCTGTTATCAGCATTCCCGGAGCTGGATTCTGTCTTTAAGCAGCTATATGATGAGAAACATAAATTTGGAGAATACAGAGCAGATTAG
- the LOC115737517 gene encoding uncharacterized protein LOC115737517 isoform X2, with protein MVTSSSVWVNLPAAATLIIALRYFSMDFDMRRKAAVYNSKKPASTASSLKKPVQTPKVVPKSNWRRKVDSPVVEDAMDCFTRHLVSEWVTDLWYSRLTPDREGPEELVRIINDVLAEFSDRVRNINLIDLLTRDIVTLICTHLEIFRLTQAKIEKQQFEHLTVQQLDGELRRILASENKLHPALFSIEAEHKVLQHVMDGLITFTFKPEDLQCSFFRCIVRELLACAVMRPVLNLANPRFINERIEAFVISKTKANKGAIAAHEASPSKNGTRVSADHFSRFLDPTVTGVELVQLKTSPSKSASSTHNAENINGTFLSKDPLLAMDARSSRSWNSLPANSQNGDDKGMLQHRSGGEWGEMLDVISRRKAQALAPEHFENMWAKGRNYRKKEGENRLIEQASQQSLANKAVVTDHSRSVSNPKGKDKVVNGNPPGGGTSSAVGNPSIQPNKNLSGHSLISVTEEDDDQSLMRLEEADSGSSSYTSEEEEAETITGLDSPGTKVWDGKSKRNGGVTPIHHPLETFEGSSTRKTSKGHPRYQRFSGTRSGRKRSRLSSTKVHVWQEIERTSFLSGDGRDILNTSKGYGTDETSSDDSENEILGRAHSGAAASSSASSVSLPECRTSNTTTVQNSLVVDSFLKLRCEVLGANIVKSGSKTFAVYSISVTDVNNNSWSIKRRFRHFEELHRRLKEFPEYNLHLPPKHFLSTGLDILLIQERCKLLDKYLKKLMQLPTISGSIEVWDFLSVDSQTYYFSSSFSIIETLSVDLEDKPSQKSKRVSSFLGPAINPLSSRRDNIVPENKETPLQTKHDPAVDRSRLNAQDKTANSRGSDTTKETSEALLDAATDPTLPSEWVPPNLSVPLLDLVDVIFQVQDGGWIRRKAFWVAKQVLQLGMGDAFDDWLIEKIQLLRKGAVVASGIKRLEQILWPDGIFITKHPKRRRAPPVNPLQSSPRRQQSSEMSSPRQSDEQQQLEAELRAKFVYEIMIDKAPAAIVSLVGRKEYEQCAKDLYFFLQSSVGLKMLAFDLLELLLLSAFPELDSVFKQLYDEKHKFGEYRAD; from the exons ATGG TGACAAGCTCTTCTGTGTGGGTTAACTTACCCGCTGCTGCAACATTGATCATTGCTCTTCGCTATTTTTCAATGGATTTTGATATGCGAAGGAAAGCTGCAGTATATAACAGCAAAAAACCTGCAAGCACCGCTTCATCTCTGAAGAAACCTGTTCAAACTCCTAAAGTTGTTCCAAAGTCAAACTGGAGAAGAAAAGTGGATTCTCCTGTAGTTGAAGATGCAATGGATTGCTTTACAAGGCATCTAGTATCCGAGTGGGTCACAGATCTTTGGTACTCTCGTTTAACACCTGATAGAGAAGGCCCAGAGGAATTGGTGCGCATCATCAATGATGTTCTTGCAGAATTTTCAGATCGTGTGAGGAACATTAACCTAATCGACCTTCTTACAAG GGATATTGTCACTCTCATCTGCACACATTTGGAGATCTTTCGCCTGACACAAGCAAAGATTGAAAAGCAACAATTCGAACATCTCACTGTTCAGCAACTAGATGGTGAACTAAGGCGTATCTTGGCTTCTGAAAATAAATTGCACCCAGCATTATTTTCCATCGAAGCCGAGCACAAG GTTTTACAACATGTAATGGACGGACTTATCACTTTCACATTCAAGCCCGAAGATCTGCAATGCTCATTTTTCAGATGCATTGTCAGGGAGCTTCTTGCCTGTGCAGTGATGAGACCAGTCCTGAACTTAGCTAACCCAAG GTTTATCAATGAAAGGATCGAGGCTTTTGTCATTTCTAAAACCAAGGCTAATAAAGGTGCAATCGCAGCTCATGAGGCATCGCCATCTAAAAATGGGACAAGGGTCTCAGCTGATCATTTCTCCAGATTCTTAGATCCTACAGTAACTGGTGTTGAGCTCGTGCAGTTAAAAACAAGTCCATCCAAAAGTGCTTCTAGCACACATAACGCAGAAAACATCAATGGAACATTTCTTTCCAAAGATCCATTGCTTGCTATGGACGCACGATCCTCCCGTTCATGGAATTCTTTGCCTGCAAACTCCCAAAATGGTGATGATAAAGGTATGTTACAACACCGCTCTGGAGGGGAGTGGGGAGAAATGTTGGATGTGATCTCTCGTAGAAAAGCTCAAGCCCTTGCTCCTGAACATTTTGAAAACATGTGGGCCAAAGGGCGAAACTACAGAAAGAAGGAGGGAGAAAATCGGTTGATCGAACAGGCTTCACAGCAGTCTTTAGCGAATAAGGCCGTTGTCACTGATCATTCTAGATCCGTGTCCAACCCCAAAGGAAAGGACAAAGTGGTAAACGGCAATCCTCCTGGAGGTGGCACCTCTTCTGCAGTAGGGAATCCCTCCATCCAACCAAACAAGAACTTGTCAGGTCACTCACTGATTTCTGTaactgaagaagatgatgaccagAGTCTCATGCGTTTGGAGGAGGCTGATTCAGGGAGCAGTTCATATacttctgaagaagaagaagctgagacAATTACTGGTCTTGACTCTCCTGGAACTAAAGTTTGGGATGGCAAGAGTAAGAGAAATGGTGGAGTTACTCCCATCCATCATCCGCTAGAAACTTTTGAAGGCAGTAGCACAAGGAAGACTAGCAAAGGGCATCCTCGCTATCAACGATTTTCTGGTACCCGTTCGGGCAGGAAAAGGTCTAGATTGAGCAGCACAAAGGTGCATGTTTGGCAGGAAATTGAGAGAACAAGCTTCTTATCTGGAGATGGACGGGACATACTTAATACTTCAAAAGGCTATGGGACTGATGAGACCTCTAGTGATGACTCTGAGAATGAAATTTTGGGTAGAGCCCACAGTGGTGCAGCTGCTTCTTCCTCTGCATCCTCAGTATCCCTGCCAGAATGTCGAACTTCGAATACTACCACTGTGCAAAATTCCTTGGTTGTGGATTCTTTTCTGAAGTTAAGATGTGAG GTATTGGGTGCGAATATTGTGAAAAGTGGCTCTAAAACCTTCGCTGTGTATTCCATATCTGTCACAGATGTAAATAATAATAGCTGGTCAATCAAAAGAAG GTTTCGGCATTTTGAGGAGTTGCATCGTCGTCTTAAAGAGTTTCCAGAGTATAATCTTCATTTGCCACCCAAGCATTTTCTCTCAACAGGCTTGGACATACTTTTGATTCAAGAAAGATGTAAATTACTTGACAAATATTTAAAG AAGCTTATGCAGCTTCCAACAATTTCTGGCTCTATTGAAGTTTGGGACTTTCTAAGTGTTGATTCTCAG ACATATTACTTCTCAAGTTCCTTTTCCATCATTGAAACTCTATCAG TTGACCTAGAGGATAAGCCCTCTCAAAAGAGCAAAAGGGTTTCAAGTTTTCTTGGGCCAGCCATCAATCCCTTGTCATCCAGAAGAGATAATATAGTTCCCGAAAACAAGGAGACACCATTGCAGACGAAGCATGATCCTGCAGTGGATCGTTCCAGGCTGAATGCACAAGATAAAACTGCCAATAGCAGGGGGAGTGACACCACTAAAGAGACATCTGAGGCACTTCTTGATGCTGCCACTGACCCAACCCTTCCTTCAGAG TGGGTCCCTCCAAATCTCAGTGTCCCATTGTTAGATTTGGTCGACGTCATTTTCCAAGTTCAAGATGGTGGATGGATACG GAGGAAGGCATTTTGGGTGGCCAAACAGGTTTTGCAACTAGGAATGGGTGATGCCTTTGATGACTGGTTGATAGAGAAAATTCAGCTTCTTCGGAAGGGAGCCGTTGTTGCTTCCGGAATCAAGCGTCTCGAGCAG ATTCTTTGGCCTGATGGAATTTTTATAACCAAGCATCCAAAGCGACGACGTGCTCCCCCTGTCAATCCGTTGCAAAGTTCACCACGCCGCCAGCAGTCCTCAGAAATGTCTTCACCTAGACAGAGTGATGAGCAGCAGCAACTGGAAGCAGAACTACGTGCAAAGTTCGTATATGAGATAATGATTG ATAAAGCACCAGCAGCTATTGTCAGTCTTGTTGGTCGTAAGGAGTATGAACAGTGTGCGAAGGATCTCTATTTCTTTCTTCAG TCATCCGTGGGTCTGAAAATGTTGGCTTTCGACCTCCTCGAGTTGCTTCTGTTATCAGCATTCCCGGAGCTGGATTCTGTCTTTAAGCAGCTATATGATGAGAAACATAAATTTGGAGAATACAGAGCAGATTAG